In one Solanum lycopersicum chromosome 11, SLM_r2.1 genomic region, the following are encoded:
- the LOC138339313 gene encoding uncharacterized mitochondrial protein AtMg00820-like, with translation MASEMDALLQNDTWTLVPYDSSRNILGASAIEHYKACLVAKGFHQLEDHDYYETFTAVVKSVTIGILLTLEALHHWVLRQLDVQNAFLHVELQERESKQKEKRSKDFNICFEYEVTEER, from the exons ATGGCATCTGAAATGGATGCATTACTGCAGAATGACACCTGGACTTTGGTTCCATATGATTCCTCACGGAATATTCTTGGTGCAA GTGCGATAGAGCACTACAAGGCTTGCTTAGTTGCAAAGGGATTTCATCAACTGGAGGATCATGACTACTATGAGACATTTACCGCTGTTGTTAAGTCAGTTACCATTGGCATTCTTCTCACCTTGGAAGCATTGCACCACTGGGTTTTGCGTCAATTAGATGTGCaaaatgcttttcttcatgttGAACTGCAAGAG AGAGAATCAAAACAGAAAGAGAAAAGGAGTAAAGATTTTAACATTTGTTTCGAATATGAAGTGACTGAAGAAAGATAG
- the LOC138339312 gene encoding DEK domain-containing chromatin-associated protein 4-like: MLIGGEPVHGNERTDDEEEDQGIKELDGQNVNQESDEIIEETEEKAGGNQESNENMEETEEEAGVDQLDENPNGEIDENEEVGQNEVDGNEESNETKEEAEVGETDENPDEEIDENEEENRKNEEEDEKERRKRDIKQGKQPMYKEGGPFKDYEGKNEGTEIDFDKWSW; the protein is encoded by the coding sequence atgttaattggAGGAGAACCAGTTCATGGAAATGAACGTactgatgatgaagaagaagatcaagggATAAAGGAGCTTGATGGACAGAATGTAAATCAAGAATCTGATGAAATAATTGAAGAAACAGAGGAAAAAGCTGgagggaatcaagaatctaatgAAAATATGGAAGAAACAGAGGAAGAGGCTGGAGTGGATCAATTAGATGAAAATCCAAATGGagaaattgatgaaaatgaagaagttgGGCAAAATGAGGTTGATGGAAATGAAGAATCTAATGAAACAAAGGAAGAAGCTGAAGTAGGAGAAACAGATGAAAATCCAGACgaagaaattgatgaaaatgaagaagagaatcGTAAAaacgaggaagaagatgaaaaagaaagaagaaaacgGGATATTAAACAAGGAAAACAACCAATGTATAAAGAAGGAGGACCATTCAAGGATTATGAAGGAAAAAACGAAGGAACAGAAATTGATTTTGATAAGTGGAGCTGGTAA